From the genome of Nicotiana sylvestris chromosome 1, ASM39365v2, whole genome shotgun sequence:
ccaatggcatccataccccaagcaacgaatgACCACGGTGCTGCCATAGGATGCAGTTCTGAAGGCGGTGCATGAATTAGGTCACCGTGTACCTGACACCGATTCGGAcaaaactaaagcaatccttttccatagtcatccggtaatagcctgctcgaaggattttccttgcaaggacgtatccattcatatgtggtccacacactcctgcgtgcacttcatTCATGGTTCTTTCGGCCTCTTGGGCATCTACACATCTTAAAAGGTTCAGAtatggagtccttttgtacaagacctctCCACTCAAGAAGAAGCCATTGGCAAGCCTTCTAAtcgttctcttttggtctccactagcTTTCTCGGGATATTCTTTTGTTTACAAGAATCTTTTGATATTATGATACCATGGATGAACATCAGGCTCTATTTCAACTGCGTTGCAATAACCATGTCTTTCTCGAATTTGGATTTCCACTAGGTCAATGTGGACATTTCCTGGATATGGAAGCATCGAGACCAAAGTAGTTAGTGCAtcggctaactcattgtgaaatcgaggaatgtacctgaactcgacgGACTTGAATCGCTTGCTAAGATCTTTCACATGTTGCCTGTATGGAATAAGCTtaacatcccgagtttcccattcaccctgagcttgtcggataatcaagtcTGAATCTGCTATGGttaacaattcttccacatcttgatcgattgccatgttcatgccCATAATGTAGGATTCATACTTGGCAGTGTTGTTCGTGCAGAAAAACCGAAGCCGGACTATGGCCGAATAGTGCTGACCGGTGggtgaaatcaaaattgccccaattctgACATCTTTTACATTCACAACttcatcaaagaacattttccaagcattggtgtcttctgagattacctcaactgaatttacttcctcgtccggaaagtaagtactcaaaggctgatattcatcatcaacaggatTTTCAGCTAAGTGATCCGCTAAAGCTtgagctttcattgccgtgcgggtgacatagactatgtcaaactcggtaagcaggatttgccattttgctaacctccccgtgggcatcgacttttggaatatgtacttcaaaggatccaacctggtgatGAGATAGGTGGTGTAGGCTAACAAGTAATGCTTAAGCTtgtgagcgacccaagttagggcacagtaagtcctttccaacaaagtgtatttggcttcgtaactagtgaacttcttgctcaaatattATATTGCCTGTTCTTTCTTCCCAGTCACATTATATTGCCTGAGAACACATccaaaggaattctccaagactgtcagatacaaaaacaaaggccttccaggttcgggcgggaccaagactagcgaatttgacatatattctttgattttgtcgaaagcttcctgacattcatctgtccatctaatcgccgcatctttcttcaacatcttgaatatgggctcatatgtggaagtcaactgagcaataaaccggctgatgtaattcagccttcccaacagactcataacctctttcctGGTTCTCGGAGGAGAcaaatctcgaatagactttatctttgttggatctaacttgATGCctctccgactgactataaaccccaaaagtttcccagacacaactccaaatgcacatttagctggATTTAACTTCAAGTCATAATTACGCAGatgctcaaagaactttctcataTCCCGACCATAGTCGTCCTGCGTTCTTGATTTAATagtcacatcgtccacatacacctcgatttcttggtgcatcatgtcatgcaAGATGGCAGTCATAACTCTCATGTAAGTTTccccggcattcttcaaaccaaaagacATGACCCTGTAATAATAAgtgccccagggtgtggtgaaggctgtcttttccacatcttcttcatccattaaaacctgatgatatccagcataacaatccacgaaagactgtatctcatgtttggcacagttgtcaacaaggatgtggatgtttggcaaagggaagttgtctttgggacttgctttgttcagatcccgataatcaacacaaactccagttttcccatctttctttggcactggaaccacattagccaaccatgtggtgtatcggaccactcggatcacccccgccTTTAACtgtttggtaacctcttctttgatcttgtcactgatatcggttttgaactttctctaTTTTTGTTGGACCAGGGGATAGTCAGGGTAAGTTGGCAATTTGTGCACCACTAAATCAACACTcagtcctggcatatcatcataggaccaggcaAAGACGTCTTTGAACTCGAACAACAGCtggatcaatgcatccctagttctttcatcagtatgaatgcttatcatggtttcctggacctcttctgaactacccaaattaactagctcagtttcatttaagtttggcttaggcttcttctcaaattgttccaattctcggtttatttccctaaaagcctcatcttcatcgtattctggttcttgattcattatttcacaattagacagaGTGTTAGGATCTGGGCATAAAGTCCgtaagcatgtcatgttatttaagttcgcattattagaactgaaagacgaaataagaaaagtaacaaatataagaaagaataaagaaagagattcatagacgatgaaatattgatttcatttcattgaatttgaagatagaagggtttacattggaactttaaagacaataaactaaaataaacattcgagttacaccctggaataactcggaatgcagaaaaggtggcaagactggactaatgggattcccgcctgactaggaacggagtagccttccaattttgaagcTTGGCGTCAGGCCCCATATATTGCACCTCAGCACTGCTTGAGCCTTCTCCCGGCTGGACCGTGTGAGCTTCATATAACATTTTCTCATGGCTCCATATATGTCTTCAATTTCTTCGGCCATGAAGGCCTCGTCCTCCTCTTCTATGTACCTTGGCTTGACGAATGTTTTGGAGAGACGCGGGACCGGCTGAGGCAAcacccaaccattgctctttcGTTCATTTGCCCATGTCACATCAGCTTCTATAGCTTGGAAACCCACACCGAAGAATTTCTCACTGGCAGCTAAAGTGATAGATTCTGTGATACCTTGCAAAGATACCCTGAGCCCCTTCCTAGGCTTATAACCGTGCTTGATCATTTCAGTGGCGACCATGATTGACGCATTTGATAGAAAGGGTTGAGGACACGGGCTTCCTTCCTCACACTAATCCGCAACCataatctcaaaagcttgatagactatgtgctcACTACCTTCCTTAGCCTTGAGACATGGGACTAAGGGGTCCCAGTAAATTGattgctcgtcttctccatgtaccacaatttcctgatcttcatgttcaaacttcaccatttggtggaggGTAGAAGGTACAACCCCTACAACATGGATCCAAGGCTGtcctaggagaaaattgtaggaggtGTCCATGTCCAAGACCTGAAATGTCACTTCGAAATCCACAAGACCGATAGTCAAGATCAAATCAATCTCCCTTATTGTGTCTctcttgacgccatcaaaagcACATACACAAATATTGTTAGGCCTGATTCTCTAAGTCCTAATTTCTattctttgcaaagttgagagagggcagatgtcaaCCCCAGATCTGCCATCCAGCATGGCTCTttttcacatagtacccttcatATTTAACTATCAAATGAAGACTTTGTTGTGGGCAGCCCTTTCCGGGGGCAAGTCATTTCTGCTAAATGaaatccgattgacttcaaagaATCGTTCTGCCATTCTTTCCAGTTGCTCAACAGTGGTTTTAATCGGAACACATGCTTCATTGAGAGTCTTTATCAACACTTTCTAGTGCTCATTCGAGCTTATCAGTAGAGATAAGAGCGAGACCTGAGAGGGAGACTTCCGGAGTTGGCCTATTACCTTtgtgagcatgtaatttttgccctatatgaatttctcctataaaatccaagaaaatatataatttttctaattatttgtcattttatatgaattttgtaggattttttgttaattgtttgcattttatgcacgtttaatttttattaaaatcatgaaaatgccaaaaatatcatgcattgcatttaggttttgtttttatatttttaggattagtTAGTTAGTTGattgttttattaaaaataaaaatcacaaaaatagctcattttacattttaatttttagattgttgatttttctcttttaatttaggatcaagtagTTTTTTATAATTTATATAATTAGGTAATTGGTTAGTTTTACAAattagattgatttaggattaatttaggattttattagattttaaaatcaaagaaaaagaaaatggaaaaaaaaattgatttagtCTTAGTGTATTGGGCCAAAGTTAATTAGCCCAAATTCATGACCCAAATTCCTTCAAGCCCATTACCCCATCCTTAACCCTAGACTAGGGTTGTGCACGGATCGAatcggatttagcatatttcggattcgaatttcggatttcggattctagaaaatgcaatccgaatctgatccgaattatatcggatcggatcggattttaaagtttggatcagATCGGATATCAGATCGTATTATTATGCCTtaaagttaaactaatatgtatattttctttgtaaaagagacaatacattaagaaaaattcatgtttatgcaattatgagagtactatggtgccaatatagctaaatctagcaattgtaaaggtaataacttggaggttgatgtaaattaaagtgtagtatttatacatgtcctaataatttcggatttcggattggattggattaaaatataccaatccgaaatccgatccgaaatccaaaattttaataaacataatctgaaatccgatccaatccgaaatccgaaattcaaaattgaatggatcggttcgaatttcggatatc
Proteins encoded in this window:
- the LOC138873907 gene encoding uncharacterized protein: MKAQALADHLAENPVDDEYQPLSTYFPDEEVNSVEVISEDTNAWKMFFDEVVNVKDVRIGAILISPTGQHYSAIVRLRFFCTNNTAKYESYIMGMNMAIDQDVEELLTIADSDLIIRQAQGEWETRDVKLIPYRQHVKDLSKRFKSVEFRYIPRFHNELADALTTLVSMLPYPGNVHIDLVEIQIRERHGYCNAVEIEPDVHPWYHNIKRFL